A genomic window from Flavobacterium johnsoniae includes:
- a CDS encoding ABC-F family ATP-binding cassette domain-containing protein, whose protein sequence is MNYLSVENISKSFGERVLFDNISFGINKDQKIAFIAKNGSGKTTIMSIINGLDEPDTGQVVLRKGIRMAFLSQDNNLQDELTIEESIFASDNETLKIIEAYEKALENPNDEEAYQKAFDGMDQHNAWDFETQYKQILFKLKLEDFKLKVKNLSGGQKKRLSLAIILINRPDLLILDEPTNHLDLEMIEWLESYFAKENITLFMVTHDRFFLERVCNEIIELDNGKLYQYKGNYSYYLEKKEERITSENSSIDKAKNLFVKELEWMRRQPKARTTKSKSRQDDFYVIKEKAQSRRKENKVELEINMERMGSKIIELHKLSKKFKDRVILDNFSFDFQRGERIGIIGKNGTGKSTFLNLLTGTIPPDNGRVVKGDTIKIGYYTQSGINPKPGQRVIDIIKEYGEYIPLAKGKIISASQLLERFLFDAKKQYDYVEKLSGGELKRLYLCTVLIQNPNFLILDEPTNDLDIVTLNVLESFLLDYPGCLLVVSHDRYFMDKIVDHLFVFRGQGEIENFPGNYSDFRAYEDSADVAQKEENKAEKKDWKQNNPTGNLSFNEQKEYQKIEREIKDLEIEKTKIEQLFSDGKVADADIEKKANELQNIINKIDAKEERWFELSAKIEG, encoded by the coding sequence GTGAATTATTTATCTGTAGAAAATATATCGAAGTCATTTGGCGAAAGAGTCCTTTTTGACAACATTTCTTTTGGAATCAACAAAGACCAAAAAATTGCTTTTATTGCCAAAAACGGTTCTGGAAAAACAACTATTATGAGTATTATTAATGGTTTGGATGAACCAGATACAGGACAAGTTGTTTTAAGAAAAGGCATTAGAATGGCATTTCTTTCTCAAGACAATAATTTACAAGACGAATTGACAATCGAAGAAAGTATTTTTGCATCTGACAACGAAACGCTTAAAATAATTGAAGCCTACGAAAAAGCCCTTGAAAACCCAAATGACGAAGAAGCATATCAAAAAGCTTTCGACGGAATGGATCAGCATAATGCTTGGGATTTTGAGACGCAATACAAACAAATTCTTTTCAAATTGAAATTAGAAGATTTTAAACTTAAAGTAAAAAATCTTTCTGGAGGACAAAAAAAACGTCTTTCATTGGCAATAATTTTAATTAATCGACCAGACTTATTGATTTTGGATGAGCCAACCAACCATTTAGATTTGGAAATGATCGAATGGCTTGAAAGCTATTTTGCCAAAGAAAATATTACGCTGTTTATGGTTACGCACGACCGTTTCTTTTTAGAACGTGTTTGCAACGAAATCATTGAATTGGACAACGGAAAATTATACCAATACAAAGGAAATTACTCTTATTATTTAGAGAAAAAAGAAGAAAGAATTACTTCTGAAAACTCCAGTATTGACAAAGCTAAAAACTTATTTGTAAAAGAATTAGAATGGATGCGCCGCCAGCCAAAAGCGAGAACAACAAAATCTAAATCGCGTCAGGATGATTTTTATGTAATTAAAGAAAAAGCTCAAAGTCGCCGAAAAGAAAACAAGGTTGAGCTTGAAATTAATATGGAAAGAATGGGAAGCAAAATTATTGAGCTTCATAAACTTTCTAAAAAATTCAAAGACCGTGTTATTCTGGATAATTTTAGTTTTGATTTTCAACGTGGCGAAAGAATCGGGATTATTGGTAAAAACGGAACTGGAAAATCGACTTTCTTAAATCTTCTTACAGGAACAATTCCGCCAGACAATGGTCGAGTTGTAAAAGGAGATACTATAAAAATTGGATATTACACACAATCTGGAATTAACCCAAAACCAGGTCAGCGTGTTATTGATATTATTAAGGAATATGGAGAATATATTCCGCTAGCAAAAGGAAAAATTATTTCGGCTTCACAATTGTTAGAGCGTTTTCTTTTTGATGCCAAAAAACAATACGATTATGTAGAAAAACTGAGCGGAGGAGAATTAAAACGTTTGTATTTATGTACGGTTTTAATTCAAAATCCAAACTTTTTGATTCTCGATGAGCCAACAAACGATTTGGACATTGTAACGCTAAACGTTTTGGAAAGTTTTCTTTTGGATTATCCAGGATGTTTATTGGTAGTTTCTCACGACCGTTATTTCATGGATAAAATTGTGGATCATTTATTTGTTTTTAGAGGACAAGGCGAAATCGAGAATTTCCCAGGAAACTATTCTGATTTCCGTGCTTACGAAGACAGCGCCGATGTTGCTCAAAAAGAAGAAAATAAGGCCGAAAAGAAAGACTGGAAACAAAATAATCCAACTGGAAATTTAAGTTTTAACGAGCAAAAAGAATATCAGAAAATAGAAAGAGAAATTAAAGATTTAGAAATCGAAAAAACTAAAATCGAACAATTATTTTCTGACGGAAAAGTTGCCGACGCAGATATTGAGAAAAAAGCGAATGAACTTCAAAATATAATCAATAAAATCGACGCAAAAGAAGAACGCTGGTTTGAGCTTTCTGCTAAGATTGAAGGGTAG
- a CDS encoding four helix bundle protein yields the protein MDYKELLAYKKSFELAMEIFELSKTFPKEEKYSLTDQLRRSSRSVVANIAESYRKRRYPNHFISKLTDSDAENSETNTWLEFSLACQYISRETFDKLNNKNLEIGRLINYMINNPNKFGCN from the coding sequence ATGGATTATAAAGAATTACTAGCATACAAGAAATCTTTCGAACTTGCGATGGAAATTTTCGAATTATCAAAAACTTTTCCTAAAGAAGAAAAATATTCCTTGACAGATCAGTTAAGACGATCTTCAAGAAGCGTTGTAGCTAATATCGCTGAATCTTATAGAAAAAGAAGATACCCAAATCATTTTATAAGTAAATTGACCGATAGCGATGCTGAAAATTCAGAAACTAATACATGGCTTGAATTTTCATTAGCATGCCAATATATAAGTAGAGAGACATTTGACAAACTCAATAATAAAAATCTTGAAATCGGAAGATTAATAAATTACATGATTAACAATCCTAATAAATTTGGATGCAATTAA
- a CDS encoding FKBP-type peptidyl-prolyl cis-trans isomerase, translated as MKKLLIALLTLTLYVSCSSPNSDVVIPPPKDYTAENEKEITDYLAKNNLTAQKTESGLHYIITEEGTGKRPTLQSNISVTYKGSLLTNGKVFDERTTATTFPLNRLILGWQQGLPFFKEGGSGILFVPAHLGYGSYTVSTIPGGSVLIFEIKLISTN; from the coding sequence ATGAAAAAACTATTAATTGCATTATTAACATTGACACTTTACGTTTCTTGTTCTAGTCCTAATTCTGATGTTGTTATACCTCCACCAAAAGATTACACAGCAGAAAACGAAAAAGAGATTACCGATTATTTAGCTAAAAATAATTTAACTGCTCAAAAAACTGAGTCTGGCCTACATTATATTATTACAGAAGAAGGAACTGGTAAGCGACCTACTTTACAATCGAATATTAGTGTTACTTACAAAGGTTCTCTTCTTACTAACGGAAAAGTATTTGATGAGCGCACTACAGCAACAACATTTCCTTTAAATAGACTAATATTAGGATGGCAGCAAGGGTTACCATTTTTTAAAGAAGGTGGAAGTGGAATTTTGTTCGTACCAGCACATTTAGGTTATGGAAGTTATACTGTTTCAACTATTCCAGGAGGATCTGTTTTGATTTTTGAAATTAAATTAATTTCAACAAATTAA
- a CDS encoding O-methyltransferase, with translation MLFQIKSYLKFLWNSKNEHAVHSPFVFNLLTKCFYDKKRKPEYRILENYRKSLLKNKNFIEVTDFGAGSKVFKSNRRQISKIAQTAGISPRRAELLFRVTNYFQPETILEIGTSLGLATSALALGSRSLGTKAKVITLEGCPNTAGIAKNQLNEFDCNNVENIISEFESFLVSEKLSRDFGTKIYNLIYFDGNHSKKATLEYFELLLPTIDNDSVWIFDDIHWSEEMEEAWETIKNHPKVKVTIDTFQWGFAFFRREQEKEHFIIRA, from the coding sequence ATGCTTTTTCAAATAAAATCTTATCTAAAGTTCCTTTGGAATTCTAAAAATGAGCACGCCGTTCACTCGCCTTTTGTTTTTAATTTATTAACGAAATGTTTTTACGATAAGAAAAGAAAGCCTGAATATCGTATTTTAGAAAATTACCGAAAATCACTTTTAAAGAATAAAAATTTTATTGAAGTAACAGATTTTGGAGCTGGTTCTAAAGTTTTCAAATCAAACCGAAGACAGATTTCTAAAATTGCACAAACGGCAGGAATTTCGCCAAGACGAGCAGAATTATTGTTTCGTGTAACGAATTATTTTCAGCCAGAAACTATTTTAGAAATCGGAACATCTTTAGGTCTAGCAACTTCTGCCTTAGCTTTAGGATCCCGAAGCCTCGGGACGAAAGCAAAAGTGATTACGCTTGAAGGCTGTCCAAATACAGCTGGAATTGCAAAAAATCAATTAAATGAATTTGATTGCAATAATGTAGAAAATATAATTTCAGAGTTTGAATCATTTCTAGTTTCGGAAAAACTATCCCGAGACTTCGGGACTAAAATCTACAATCTAATATACTTTGACGGAAATCATTCTAAAAAAGCAACTTTAGAATACTTTGAACTTTTATTGCCAACAATTGACAACGATTCGGTTTGGATTTTCGACGATATTCATTGGTCAGAAGAAATGGAAGAAGCTTGGGAAACCATTAAAAATCATCCAAAAGTAAAAGTCACAATTGATACTTTTCAATGGGGATTTGCATTCTTTAGACGAGAACAAGAAAAAGAACATTTTATAATAAGAGCATAA
- a CDS encoding DUF6565 domain-containing protein codes for MKNIKIVTGIALIALSFTSCKDEKQEKAQKTIDSYVAYVDSVKNVKADDLKENWQAVEAEYDKRSAEASLALADIKDNAAQTEKINTSKAKYEDFKNEMTTLLAPPAPSPKQQLRNALFGEGKIGDDMSFNWVNAQNIHSVYQQFVHTVENNKDKYSREDWDEIKVLYEALDSRKNTVEKEGLTSEDNRKIAGLKIKFAPMYTVNRMGAKAEENKEAKK; via the coding sequence ATGAAGAATATCAAAATAGTTACAGGAATTGCATTAATAGCATTAAGCTTTACATCATGTAAAGATGAAAAACAAGAAAAAGCACAGAAAACAATCGATTCTTATGTAGCCTACGTCGATTCGGTTAAAAATGTAAAAGCCGATGATTTAAAAGAAAATTGGCAAGCTGTAGAAGCAGAATACGATAAAAGATCTGCAGAAGCTAGTTTAGCTTTAGCAGACATTAAAGATAATGCTGCTCAGACTGAGAAAATAAATACAAGTAAAGCAAAATACGAGGATTTTAAAAACGAAATGACCACCCTTTTAGCCCCACCGGCTCCAAGTCCTAAACAACAATTGAGAAATGCTTTGTTTGGTGAAGGAAAAATTGGAGACGATATGAGTTTTAACTGGGTAAATGCTCAAAATATTCATAGTGTTTACCAACAGTTTGTTCATACAGTTGAGAATAATAAAGATAAATATTCTAGAGAAGACTGGGATGAAATTAAAGTTTTGTATGAAGCATTAGACAGCAGAAAAAATACTGTTGAAAAAGAAGGTTTAACTTCTGAAGACAATAGAAAAATTGCTGGTCTAAAAATTAAATTTGCGCCTATGTATACTGTAAATAGAATGGGAGCAAAAGCAGAAGAGAATAAAGAAGCTAAAAAATAA
- a CDS encoding ABC transporter ATP-binding protein translates to MAEPLIKITDIKRNFVLGNEIVYVLKGINLEIKKGEYVALMGPSGSGKSTLMNLLGCLDTPTSGHYVLNGKDVSQMKDDELAEIRNKEIGFVFQTFNLLPRTTALDNVALPMIYAGYGKSDRIARATEVLKQVNLADRMDHQPNQLSGGQRQRVAVARALVNKPSIILADEPTGNLDSKTSIEIMKLFGDIHAQGNTVILVTHEEDIAAYAHRVIRLRDGLIESDTTK, encoded by the coding sequence ATGGCTGAACCATTAATTAAAATAACCGACATCAAACGAAACTTTGTTTTAGGAAACGAAATCGTATATGTTTTAAAAGGAATTAATTTAGAAATAAAAAAAGGCGAATATGTAGCTTTAATGGGACCTTCTGGATCTGGAAAATCTACTTTAATGAATTTATTAGGCTGTTTAGATACACCAACTTCTGGACATTATGTTTTGAACGGAAAAGATGTCAGCCAAATGAAAGATGATGAATTAGCAGAAATCAGAAATAAAGAAATTGGTTTCGTTTTTCAGACTTTCAATCTTTTACCAAGAACTACGGCTTTAGACAATGTTGCGCTTCCTATGATTTATGCTGGTTACGGAAAATCTGACAGAATAGCCCGTGCAACCGAAGTTTTAAAACAAGTAAATCTTGCCGACAGAATGGATCACCAACCGAATCAGCTTTCTGGAGGTCAGCGTCAGCGTGTTGCAGTTGCAAGAGCTTTAGTAAATAAACCTTCGATTATTCTTGCCGATGAACCAACAGGAAACTTAGACAGTAAAACTTCTATAGAAATTATGAAGCTTTTTGGAGATATTCATGCACAAGGAAATACCGTAATTCTAGTAACTCACGAAGAAGATATTGCTGCTTATGCACACAGAGTTATCCGTTTAAGAGACGGTTTAATTGAAAGCGACACAACGAAATAA
- a CDS encoding cob(I)yrinic acid a,c-diamide adenosyltransferase, with amino-acid sequence MKVYTKTGDKGTTALFGGTRVPKDHIRIDSYGTVDELNSYIGLIRDQEMDSHYKTILIEIQDRLFTVGAILATPQEKEVLKNGKLRLENLGIIESDIELLENEIDKMEESLPQMTHFVLPGGHPTVSHCHIARCICRRAERLAVHLSHNEHVPEIAIMYLNRLSDYLFVLARKLSSDLKAEEVKWIPRK; translated from the coding sequence ATGAAAGTATATACCAAAACAGGCGATAAAGGAACTACAGCTCTTTTTGGAGGCACGCGCGTTCCTAAAGATCACATTAGAATTGACAGTTACGGAACTGTTGATGAATTAAACTCCTATATAGGATTAATTCGTGATCAAGAAATGGATTCGCATTATAAAACCATTTTAATCGAAATTCAGGATCGTCTTTTTACCGTTGGTGCCATTTTGGCAACTCCGCAAGAAAAAGAAGTTTTAAAAAACGGTAAACTTCGCTTAGAAAATCTCGGAATAATAGAATCTGATATCGAATTATTAGAAAACGAAATAGATAAAATGGAAGAAAGTCTTCCGCAAATGACTCATTTTGTTTTGCCAGGAGGTCATCCAACTGTGTCACATTGTCATATTGCGCGCTGTATTTGTCGTAGAGCGGAGCGTTTAGCTGTTCATTTAAGCCATAATGAACACGTTCCTGAAATCGCAATTATGTACTTAAACCGACTTTCTGACTATCTTTTTGTCTTGGCACGAAAGTTGTCCTCAGACCTTAAAGCGGAGGAAGTAAAATGGATTCCGCGTAAGTAA
- a CDS encoding DUF2795 domain-containing protein, whose product MYWTLELASYLSDAPWPANKDELIDYAIRAGAPLEVVENLQSIEDEGEIYESMEEIWPDYPTDEDYLWNEDEY is encoded by the coding sequence ATGTATTGGACATTAGAATTAGCATCTTATTTAAGTGATGCGCCATGGCCTGCTAACAAAGACGAACTTATTGACTACGCTATTAGAGCAGGCGCTCCATTAGAAGTGGTAGAAAACCTTCAGTCAATCGAAGATGAAGGCGAGATATATGAATCAATGGAAGAAATTTGGCCTGATTATCCAACAGACGAAGATTATCTTTGGAATGAGGATGAATATTAA
- the secA gene encoding preprotein translocase subunit SecA, whose amino-acid sequence MSFINSIIKVFVGDKSQKDVKALQPYLNKIKTFEAPLMSLSNDELRGRTVYFKDRIKEARADKDAKIASLKAEVENIEDIDKREDLYDAIDALEKEAYEISEKTLLEILPEAFSVVKETARRFKENSHVEVTATAKDREFSATKPYITIDGEKSIWANKWNAAGKDITWDMIHYDVQLIGGMVLHEGKVAEMQTGEGKTLVATLPLYLNALTGNGVHLVTVNDYLAKRDSTWKAPLFEFHGLSVDCIDNHQPSTEQRKKAYDADITYGTNNEFGFDYLRDNMAHSPSDLVQRKHNFAIVDEVDSVLIDDARTPLIISGPVPQGDRHEFNELKPKIENLVAQQRQLANGFLAEAKKLIKEGNTKEGGFLLLRAYRSLPKNKALIKFLSEEGIKQLLQKTENQYMQDNNREMHKVDEALYFVIEEKNNQVELTDNGIKYLSGDTDADFFVLPDIGTEIAAIEKQKLDKDSEAEAKERLFQDFGVKSERIHTLTQLLKAYALFEKDVEYVIMDNKIMIVDEQTGRIMDGRRYSDGLHQAIEAKENVKIEAATQTFATVTLQNYFRMYSKLAGMTGTAVTEAGELWQIYKLDVVEIPTNRGIARIDKEDYIYKTTREKFNAVIEDVTELSQAGRPVLIGTTSVEISELLSRMLKMRGITHNVLNAKMHKQEAQIVEEAGKAGVVTIATNMAGRGTDIKLSPEVKAAGGLAIVGTERHDSRRVDRQLRGRSGRQGDPGSSQFYVSLEDNLMRLFGSERVAKVMDRMGLKEGEVIQHSMMTKSIERAQKKVEENNFGVRKRLLEYDDVMNSQREVVYKRRRHALFGERLKLDIANMLYDTCEVIVSNNKVTNDFKGYEFDLIRYFGITSPIAEADFAKLSDIEVTGKVYKEALAFYTEKTERSAREAFPIVKGVYEEPNNHFERIVVPFTDGIKTLNVVTDLKKAYESEGAQLIADFEKNITLSIVDEAWKKHLRKMDELKQSVQLAVHEQKDPLLIYKLEAFNLFRGMLDNVNKEVISFLFKGDLPAQNAPEIHEAREVVRPKENLQLSKDEIPNSESINREAGETQQRQVTETIVRDMPKINRNDTVTVQEVATGKTETMKYKKAESLLAAGTWVLVNE is encoded by the coding sequence ATGAGTTTCATAAACAGTATTATTAAAGTCTTTGTAGGTGATAAATCACAGAAAGATGTCAAAGCTTTACAACCTTACTTAAATAAAATTAAAACATTCGAAGCTCCTTTAATGAGTCTATCAAACGACGAATTAAGAGGTAGAACTGTTTATTTTAAAGATAGAATCAAAGAAGCTAGAGCTGACAAAGATGCTAAAATTGCTTCGCTTAAAGCGGAAGTAGAAAACATCGAAGACATCGACAAAAGAGAAGATCTTTATGATGCTATTGATGCTCTTGAAAAAGAAGCTTACGAGATTTCAGAAAAAACTTTATTAGAAATTCTTCCAGAAGCTTTTTCTGTTGTTAAAGAAACAGCTCGCCGTTTCAAAGAAAACTCACATGTTGAAGTTACTGCAACTGCAAAAGACCGTGAATTCTCTGCTACAAAACCTTACATCACAATTGATGGCGAAAAATCTATTTGGGCTAACAAATGGAACGCAGCTGGAAAAGACATTACTTGGGACATGATTCACTATGATGTTCAGTTGATTGGTGGTATGGTTCTGCACGAAGGTAAAGTTGCCGAAATGCAAACGGGAGAAGGTAAAACTTTGGTTGCTACTCTTCCTCTTTACTTAAACGCTTTAACTGGAAACGGAGTTCACTTAGTAACTGTGAATGATTACTTGGCAAAACGTGATAGTACATGGAAAGCGCCTTTATTCGAATTCCACGGTTTATCTGTCGATTGTATTGACAATCACCAGCCAAGTACAGAACAAAGAAAGAAAGCTTACGACGCAGATATCACTTACGGAACTAACAATGAGTTTGGTTTCGATTATTTAAGAGATAACATGGCGCATTCTCCAAGCGATTTAGTTCAGAGAAAACACAATTTCGCAATTGTCGACGAGGTGGATTCTGTATTAATTGATGACGCTAGAACTCCGCTTATCATCTCAGGACCAGTTCCGCAAGGAGATCGTCATGAATTCAACGAATTGAAGCCAAAAATCGAGAACTTAGTTGCACAACAACGTCAGTTAGCAAATGGTTTCTTAGCTGAAGCTAAAAAATTAATTAAAGAAGGAAATACTAAAGAAGGTGGTTTCTTATTATTAAGAGCTTACAGATCTTTACCAAAAAATAAAGCATTAATTAAATTTTTAAGTGAAGAAGGAATTAAACAATTGCTTCAAAAAACTGAAAATCAATATATGCAAGACAACAATCGCGAAATGCATAAAGTAGACGAAGCTTTATATTTTGTGATTGAAGAAAAAAACAATCAAGTTGAATTGACAGATAATGGTATTAAATACCTTTCTGGAGATACAGATGCCGATTTCTTCGTTTTACCAGATATCGGAACAGAAATCGCTGCGATTGAAAAACAAAAACTTGACAAAGATTCTGAAGCAGAAGCTAAAGAAAGATTATTCCAAGATTTTGGAGTAAAAAGCGAGCGTATTCACACTCTTACTCAATTATTAAAAGCATATGCTTTATTCGAAAAAGATGTAGAATACGTTATCATGGACAACAAAATTATGATTGTCGATGAACAAACAGGTCGTATCATGGACGGACGTCGTTATTCAGACGGTTTACACCAAGCGATCGAAGCAAAAGAAAACGTAAAAATCGAAGCTGCAACACAAACATTTGCAACAGTTACATTACAGAATTATTTCAGAATGTACAGCAAATTAGCTGGTATGACAGGTACAGCTGTTACAGAAGCTGGAGAGTTATGGCAGATTTACAAATTAGACGTTGTTGAAATCCCAACTAACCGTGGAATTGCAAGAATTGACAAAGAAGATTACATCTACAAAACAACACGTGAGAAATTCAATGCAGTAATCGAAGACGTTACTGAATTATCACAAGCTGGAAGACCTGTATTAATTGGAACAACTTCTGTAGAGATTTCAGAATTATTAAGCCGTATGCTTAAAATGAGAGGAATCACACACAACGTATTGAATGCTAAAATGCACAAGCAAGAAGCACAAATCGTTGAAGAAGCTGGTAAAGCCGGAGTTGTAACTATTGCAACAAACATGGCCGGTCGTGGTACCGATATTAAATTATCTCCAGAAGTAAAAGCTGCCGGAGGTTTAGCAATCGTTGGTACAGAACGTCATGATTCTCGTCGTGTAGACAGACAGTTACGTGGTCGTTCTGGTCGTCAGGGAGATCCAGGAAGTTCTCAATTCTATGTTTCTCTTGAAGATAACTTAATGCGTTTATTTGGTTCTGAAAGAGTTGCGAAAGTAATGGACAGAATGGGATTGAAAGAAGGTGAAGTTATTCAGCATTCTATGATGACTAAATCTATCGAACGTGCTCAGAAAAAAGTAGAAGAAAACAACTTTGGTGTTCGTAAACGTTTATTAGAATATGATGACGTAATGAACTCTCAGCGTGAAGTAGTTTACAAACGTCGTCGTCATGCTTTATTTGGTGAGCGTTTAAAACTGGATATCGCTAATATGCTTTATGATACTTGCGAAGTAATTGTAAGCAACAATAAAGTAACAAATGATTTCAAAGGATATGAGTTTGATTTAATTCGTTATTTCGGAATCACATCTCCAATTGCAGAAGCTGATTTTGCTAAATTATCTGACATTGAAGTTACAGGAAAAGTATACAAAGAAGCTTTAGCTTTCTATACAGAAAAAACAGAAAGAAGCGCAAGAGAAGCTTTCCCAATTGTAAAAGGAGTTTACGAAGAGCCAAATAATCATTTCGAAAGAATTGTGGTTCCTTTTACTGACGGAATCAAAACTTTGAATGTTGTAACTGATTTGAAAAAAGCTTACGAAAGCGAAGGTGCTCAATTAATTGCTGATTTCGAGAAAAACATCACACTTTCTATTGTAGATGAAGCTTGGAAAAAACACTTACGTAAAATGGACGAATTGAAACAATCTGTTCAATTGGCTGTTCACGAACAAAAAGATCCATTGCTTATCTACAAATTAGAAGCTTTCAATTTGTTTAGAGGAATGTTGGACAACGTTAACAAAGAAGTAATTTCATTCTTATTCAAAGGTGATTTACCTGCTCAAAACGCACCAGAAATTCACGAAGCGAGAGAAGTAGTTCGTCCAAAAGAAAATTTACAATTAAGTAAAGACGAAATTCCAAATAGCGAAAGCATCAACCGTGAAGCTGGAGAAACACAACAACGTCAAGTTACAGAAACTATCGTTAGAGATATGCCAAAAATCAACAGAAATGATACTGTAACGGTTCAAGAAGTTGCAACTGGTAAAACTGAAACGATGAAGTACAAAAAAGCAGAAAGTTTATTAGCTGCTGGAACTTGGGTTTTGGTTAATGAATAA
- a CDS encoding TrmH family RNA methyltransferase, giving the protein MIDLDYLAFLENILTDNRKANFLKVLENRTKHFTVAVEDVYQMHNTSAVMRSCEVFGIQELNVIEQRFGKRIDKEIALGAQKWVDINRFDSVSGCLSDLKSKGYQIIATTPHEKDCMLEDFDITKPSALFFGTEKEGLSQEIMDNADGFLKIPMVGFTESLNISVSAAIIIQSLTNRLRRSDIDWKLSDEEILVKRLLWAKNSIKDIKRIEERYYQDNPK; this is encoded by the coding sequence ATGATTGATTTAGATTACCTCGCATTCTTAGAAAATATATTAACTGATAATAGAAAAGCTAATTTTTTAAAAGTATTAGAAAATAGAACCAAACATTTCACAGTCGCAGTTGAAGATGTGTATCAAATGCACAATACAAGCGCTGTAATGAGAAGCTGTGAAGTTTTTGGAATTCAGGAATTGAATGTAATTGAACAGCGTTTTGGAAAACGTATTGATAAAGAAATTGCCCTTGGAGCTCAAAAATGGGTTGATATTAATAGATTTGATTCGGTTTCAGGTTGTCTTTCTGATTTAAAAAGTAAAGGTTATCAAATCATTGCTACAACACCGCATGAAAAAGATTGCATGTTAGAAGATTTCGATATTACAAAACCCAGCGCTTTATTCTTCGGAACAGAAAAAGAAGGATTATCGCAAGAAATTATGGATAACGCCGATGGGTTTCTAAAAATTCCAATGGTTGGTTTTACTGAAAGTTTAAATATTTCGGTTTCGGCAGCCATTATTATTCAAAGCTTAACAAATAGACTTAGAAGATCTGATATTGATTGGAAATTATCTGATGAAGAAATTTTAGTAAAACGTTTGTTGTGGGCGAAAAATTCTATAAAAGATATTAAACGGATTGAAGAACGTTATTATCAGGATAACCCTAAATAA
- a CDS encoding SIR2 family NAD-dependent protein deacylase translates to MKKKLVVLTGAGISAESGIKTFRDSDGLWEGHDVMEVATPEGWHKNQELVLDFYNKRRQQLKEVNPNLGHIILAELEKDFDVHIITQNVDDLHERAGSTKVLHLHGELLKVRSIRDKNLILDWTEDLFTGDFDLNGHQLRPHIVWFGEEVPALEEAIDITETADYFAVIGTSLQVYPAAGLIAYAPSTTPVFYIDPKPIAIPNIRNKVETIAKFASEGVADLREKLKSI, encoded by the coding sequence ATGAAAAAGAAACTTGTAGTCTTAACTGGAGCCGGAATAAGTGCAGAAAGCGGAATCAAAACTTTTCGCGACAGCGATGGCTTATGGGAAGGTCATGATGTAATGGAAGTTGCAACTCCAGAAGGATGGCATAAAAATCAGGAACTAGTTTTGGACTTTTACAACAAAAGACGTCAACAACTAAAAGAAGTTAATCCAAATTTGGGGCATATTATTCTAGCTGAACTTGAAAAAGATTTTGATGTTCATATTATTACTCAAAACGTAGATGATTTACACGAGCGTGCCGGAAGCACAAAGGTTTTGCATTTACATGGAGAATTATTAAAAGTAAGAAGTATTCGAGACAAAAATCTGATTTTAGATTGGACCGAAGATTTATTTACAGGAGATTTTGATTTAAATGGACACCAATTACGCCCACACATTGTTTGGTTTGGCGAAGAAGTTCCAGCATTAGAAGAAGCAATTGACATTACAGAAACTGCAGATTATTTTGCCGTAATCGGAACTTCTTTGCAAGTTTATCCTGCCGCTGGCTTAATTGCTTATGCTCCGAGTACAACGCCCGTTTTTTATATTGATCCAAAACCAATTGCGATTCCAAATATTAGAAATAAAGTAGAAACGATTGCTAAATTTGCTTCTGAAGGAGTTGCGGATTTGAGAGAGAAATTAAAATCGATTTAA